A single region of the Salvia miltiorrhiza cultivar Shanhuang (shh) chromosome 8, IMPLAD_Smil_shh, whole genome shotgun sequence genome encodes:
- the LOC130999679 gene encoding polygalacturonase — MISLISIILFSHFILSSWLGNAQGATLTFNVIRFGAKPDGITDATPPFLKAWAAACAAATASTIYVPRGRYLLRSAEFRGPCKSKIRVQIDGTLVAPVDYRALGNSDYWILFIQVNWITVVGGNLDAKGAGLWACKASGKSCPTGARSITFNWVNNAEIKGLTSINSQLMHIVINSCKNVKVSNVKIIAPDLSPNTDGIHVQSSTGVTITNALIKTGDDCVSIGPGTRNLWMEKIKCGPGHGVSIGSLGRAFEEDGVENVTLINSAFSGSDNGLRIKTWARPSKGFVRNINFRNIVMKNVENPIIIDQNYCPNNEGCPSQGSGIKISQITYQNIQGTSATKVAMTFDCSHTNPCSNIKLNDIKLTYLKSTKAQSFCKNIAGSSGGVIMPENCL; from the exons atgatTTCCCTaatttcaatcattttattCTCTCACTTCATTCTATCATCATGGTTGGGCAATGCACAAGGCGCCACGCTCACATTCAACGTGATCCGATTTGGCGCGAAGCCAGATGGGATCACCGACGCCACGCCGCCGTTCCTCAAGGCGTGGGCGGCGGCGTGCGCGGCCGCGACGGCGTCGACGATTTACGTGCCGAGGGGGCGGTACCTATTGAGGTCGGCGGAGTTTAGGGGGCCGTGCAAGAGCAAGATCAGAGTTCAAATTGATGGAACTCTTGTAGCTCCGGTTGACTACCGCGCACTCGGAAATTCCGACTACTGGATTCTGTTCATTCAGGTGAACTGGATCACCGTCGTCGGGGGGAATCTCGACGCGAAGGGCGCCGGATTATGGGCGTGCAAGGCCTCCGGCAAGAGTTGCCCCACCGGAGCAAGG TCAATCACATTTAATTGGGTTAACAACGCTGAGATTAAAGGGTTAACCTCGATTAATAGCCAATTAATGCACATTGTGATCAATAGTTGCAAGAATGTGAAAGTGAGCAATGTGAAGATCATAGCGCCGGATCTAAGCCCTAACACTGATGGGATTCATGTACAATCATCAACGGGAGTCACTATCACCAATGCCCTCATCAAAACCGGCGACGACTGTGTATCCATCGGGCCCGGGACTAGGAATCTGTGGATGGAAAAGATTAAATGTGGCCCCGGACACGGTGTCAG CATTGGGAGTTTGGGCCGAGCTTTTGAAGAGGATGGTGTGGAAAACGTGACATTAATAAATTCAGCTTTCAGTGGTTCCGATAATGGGCTTCGAATAAAAACATGGGCCCGGCCCAGCAAGGGATTTGTCAGAAATATTAATTTTCGAAATATAGTTATGAAAAATGTTGAGAATCCCATCATTATAGACCAAAATTACTGCCCCAACAATGAAGGTTGTCCTAGCCAG GGTTCGGGAATAAAAATTAGCCAAATCACATACCAAAATATACAAGGAACATCTGCAACAAAAGTAGCCATGACATTTGACTGCAGCCATACAAATCCATGCagcaatatcaaattaaatgacATTAAACTCACTTATTTGAAATCAACTAAAGCACAATCCTTCTGCAAAAACATCGCCGGAAGTTCCGGCGGCGTCATCATGCCGGAAAATTGCTTGTAG